In Clostridium ljungdahlii DSM 13528, the genomic window GAGATACTTGATTTTCTTCCCGATTATTTAAAATAAGCTGATCAAGTTCTGTCTGACTAAGTTCTTTTTTTTGTTTCATAAAATTCTGTGCTTCTCTATAGGCAGATAATGCTGAGTTAAATCTATCAAATTCAAAGGGCTTTATCAAATAATCCACTGCACCGTATTGCAAAGCTCTTTTTATAGTTTGAATATCACAAGCAGCCGATACAATAATTATATCCACTTCTTTACCCATTTTTCTTACTTGAGATAATAATTCCAATCCACTTAAACCGGGCATATATATATCCAATAAAATTAATTGTATATCGCTTGTTTTTAAAACTTTTACAGCTTCTTCAAAGGAACGTGCTACAGCTTTTAATTTAAATCCACCTACTTGACTAAGGTATTTTTTATTAAATTCTGCAACCATAGGATCATCTTCAACAATTAAAACATTAATCATTTACCATTCTCTCCTTGCTCTTATAAGGTATATAAATTGAAAATAGAGTACCCTTACCTAACTCTGAGTATATTTCAATCTCACCACCTAATCTCTCTACACTTTTTTGTACTAAATAGAGACCTAATCCTCTGTCATTTCCTTTTGTTGAATAACCTTTTATAAAAAGTTTTTCTTTCGTATCTTCATCAATTCCAGAACCACTATCATTTACCTCTATAGTCAGAGTTTCTTTCTCATATAGTAATGTTAAATTTATTATCTTTTCTTTGGAATCCTTTACAGCTTCCACTGCATTTTCAAGTAAATTGCCAAGTATAGTTACAACTTCATGAGTTAACTCAGGATTTTCTGGCTCAGGTATAAAGCAGTCTTCGCATACTTTTAACTTGACATTGATTTCTCTAGCATAGCTCATTTTACCTAAAATAAATCCAGCAAGTACAGGATCCTTTACATGCCTTACTATAAATCCTATCTCTTCTTGATATTTATTTGCAATTCCATTTATATAGTTTGTAAGTTCATCATAGCATTTCATATGTAACATACCTAATATAACATGTAATTTGTTCATAAACTCATGGGTTTGTGCCCTAAGTGCACCTGCATATTGTTTTACTCCTGTAAGCTGTTCCGCTAATACTTTCATTTCAGTTTTATCACGAAAAGTTGATATAGCACCTACAATTTTCTTATTCACTAAAATTGGCATACGATTGGTCAAAATCTTTATCCCTCTGAGATCTTGCACCTGGTCAAATTCTGGTTGTCCAGTTTTTAGAATATGGTTTAATCTGGTATTTGGAACACAGTCCTCCGCTTTTTCACCAATAAGGTTGGTAATGCCTGCTTTGTTGAATATCCGGGCTGCCTCTTCATTTACTAGAGTAATTCGGCAGTTTTCATCTACAGTTATAACACCTTCTCTTATTGAGTAAAGCATTGCATTCTGCTCTTCTAAAAGTTTTGCAATTTTCCAAGGTTCTAATCCAAACATGGTTTTTTTAATGCTTTTGGCAAGCAGCATAGCACCTATAACTCCAACTATAAACCCTATACCTATACCTAAATATATAATCATT contains:
- a CDS encoding response regulator: MINVLIVEDDPMVAEFNKKYLSQVGGFKLKAVARSFEEAVKVLKTSDIQLILLDIYMPGLSGLELLSQVRKMGKEVDIIIVSAACDIQTIKRALQYGAVDYLIKPFEFDRFNSALSAYREAQNFMKQKKELSQTELDQLILNNREENQVSPQLPKGLDKNTLRKVWTKVIEMKEDTFSTSEIARYVGISRVSMKKYLSFLNKLGALQVEVIYGSVGRPIHKYRCIDIENSYIKKYIC
- the dcuS gene encoding DcuS/MalK family sensor histidine kinase, whose translation is MRIKKPRLTLQTTITLLVCGVVAISLLVTDVLISAKISSNAEKNLSNKASYIARMAASSPTIIESLSDKKNEKIIQELANKIRKSTDVEFVVVTDMKGIRKSHPDINQLGKHFVGGDDVEVLKGHEYVSTAEGTLGKSLRAFVPIFTADGKQVGMVCVGISLNTVQQAVSQSRMIIYLGIGIGFIVGVIGAMLLAKSIKKTMFGLEPWKIAKLLEEQNAMLYSIREGVITVDENCRITLVNEEAARIFNKAGITNLIGEKAEDCVPNTRLNHILKTGQPEFDQVQDLRGIKILTNRMPILVNKKIVGAISTFRDKTEMKVLAEQLTGVKQYAGALRAQTHEFMNKLHVILGMLHMKCYDELTNYINGIANKYQEEIGFIVRHVKDPVLAGFILGKMSYAREINVKLKVCEDCFIPEPENPELTHEVVTILGNLLENAVEAVKDSKEKIINLTLLYEKETLTIEVNDSGSGIDEDTKEKLFIKGYSTKGNDRGLGLYLVQKSVERLGGEIEIYSELGKGTLFSIYIPYKSKERMVND